A region from the uncultured Holophaga sp. genome encodes:
- a CDS encoding solute carrier family 23 protein, which yields MNDQGIIHSEDKLTIKQSLFFGLQSLLACNLFLGPIVIIAILKLDLGMAAGLITATFFACGVATLLQAGLFLRFQVVQGMTFLIIGAAVSIAMKAGFPTLVGSFIVATIVLMIIGVTGVFSKIIKWFVPGLVAGTVITIIGLALMPITFNSILGIPGKTGINFLEAFVTFVAFLAFMRLAHLKTPVAKYLGLGSVIYAIIVGTIVAGFFGHVDFGPVAKAPWIAIPKLMPYGMPKFDLNTCVVMTILMILVMVESTGTWFTYTAMSGEKLDEKRINRGVFGEGLGCFIGAFFGALPVTSYASNAGVLAVTRVFSRHAAIGAGVIAIVMAFCPKLMYVIALVPGSVIWGIYAVICVAVLMSGWASLKNYPMTERNYLVIGVSILATIGSGLLPMPLIMSMPPLLGYLLSSTICMGALTAIIMNKILPEKPEDRPVPEPAVEESPVVPAVVEAAGAN from the coding sequence ATGAACGATCAAGGCATCATCCACTCAGAGGACAAGCTGACCATAAAACAGTCGCTGTTCTTCGGCCTCCAGTCCCTGCTGGCCTGCAACCTCTTCCTCGGACCCATCGTCATCATCGCCATCCTCAAGCTGGATCTGGGGATGGCCGCCGGGCTCATCACCGCGACCTTCTTCGCCTGCGGCGTGGCCACCCTGCTCCAGGCGGGGCTCTTCCTGCGCTTCCAGGTGGTGCAGGGCATGACCTTCCTGATCATCGGGGCGGCGGTGTCCATCGCCATGAAGGCGGGCTTCCCGACCCTGGTGGGCAGCTTCATCGTGGCCACCATCGTGCTGATGATCATCGGGGTGACAGGGGTCTTCAGCAAGATCATCAAGTGGTTCGTGCCCGGACTCGTGGCGGGCACGGTCATCACCATCATCGGCCTCGCCCTGATGCCCATCACCTTCAACTCCATCCTGGGCATCCCCGGGAAGACCGGGATCAACTTCCTCGAGGCCTTCGTCACCTTCGTCGCCTTCCTTGCGTTTATGCGGTTGGCACACCTCAAGACTCCTGTGGCCAAATACTTGGGTCTGGGCTCGGTGATCTACGCCATCATTGTGGGCACCATCGTCGCGGGCTTCTTCGGGCATGTGGACTTCGGGCCCGTGGCCAAGGCCCCCTGGATCGCCATCCCCAAGCTCATGCCCTACGGCATGCCCAAGTTCGACCTGAACACCTGTGTGGTGATGACCATCCTCATGATCCTGGTCATGGTGGAGAGCACCGGTACCTGGTTCACTTACACCGCCATGTCCGGGGAGAAGCTGGATGAGAAGCGCATCAACCGCGGTGTGTTCGGTGAGGGCCTGGGCTGCTTCATCGGCGCCTTCTTCGGAGCCCTGCCCGTGACCAGCTACGCTTCCAATGCCGGTGTACTGGCGGTGACCCGCGTCTTCAGCCGTCATGCAGCGATCGGTGCCGGTGTCATCGCCATCGTGATGGCCTTCTGTCCCAAGTTGATGTACGTCATCGCCCTCGTCCCGGGTTCTGTGATCTGGGGCATCTATGCCGTCATCTGTGTTGCCGTGCTGATGAGCGGCTGGGCCAGCCTCAAGAACTATCCCATGACCGAGCGGAACTATCTGGTAATCGGCGTGTCGATCCTGGCCACCATCGGCTCCGGCCTGCTGCCTATGCCCCTGATCATGAGCATGCCCCCCCTCCTGGGCTACCTGCTCAGTTCCACGATCTGCATGGGAGCCCTGACGGCCATCATCATGAACAAGATCCTGCCGGAGAAGCCCGAAGACCGTCCTGTACCCGAGCCCGCTGTCGAGGAGTCCCCCGTGGTTCCCGCCGTGGTGGAGGCCGCTGGCGCCAACTGA
- a CDS encoding 6-phosphofructokinase has product MSKLEGKAVVAQGGGPTGVINQSLVGVVLESREYSQITHVYGARHGVRGILNEDFIDLSQTTTHNLERVAVSPCSALGSTRDKPDEEYCEKLFRVLRAHEVRYFFYIGGNDSADTSRIIRDYAVQDGYELRVIHIPKTIDNDLLVTDHCPGYGSAGKFVVQSFLGLNLDNHALPGVYIGVVMGREAGWLTASSVFARRFPDDGPHLIYLPEQDFDFERFLADVDQTFTAKGRCVAAVCEGIMDSTRTPVMSRLQADQERDAHGNVQLSGSGALADALANAVKTRLSIKRVRADTFGYLQRSFPGVVSEVDAEEAREVGERAVQFAVWGEVAGSVAIRRTGDYSAEYFLTSLESVAGNTKAMPPGFIQGDNDVTTAFKDYARPLIGSLPRYDQLSAPRVKKLLIH; this is encoded by the coding sequence ATGAGCAAACTTGAAGGGAAGGCCGTAGTCGCCCAAGGCGGAGGTCCGACGGGCGTCATCAACCAGAGTCTGGTGGGTGTTGTCCTGGAGTCCAGGGAATACAGCCAGATCACCCATGTCTATGGGGCACGGCACGGGGTGCGGGGCATCCTCAACGAAGACTTCATCGACCTCTCCCAGACGACGACCCACAACCTGGAGCGGGTGGCCGTTTCCCCCTGCTCCGCCCTGGGCAGCACGCGGGACAAGCCCGACGAGGAATACTGCGAGAAGCTCTTCCGGGTCCTGAGGGCCCATGAGGTGCGCTACTTTTTCTATATCGGGGGCAACGACAGCGCCGACACCTCGCGGATCATCCGGGACTACGCAGTCCAGGATGGCTATGAACTGCGAGTCATCCACATCCCCAAGACCATCGACAACGACCTCCTGGTGACCGACCACTGTCCCGGCTACGGCAGTGCCGGCAAGTTCGTGGTCCAGTCCTTCCTGGGGTTGAACCTGGACAACCACGCCCTGCCGGGTGTCTACATCGGGGTGGTGATGGGTCGGGAGGCTGGCTGGCTGACCGCCTCCAGCGTCTTTGCCCGGCGCTTCCCTGATGATGGCCCCCACCTCATCTACCTCCCGGAGCAGGACTTCGACTTCGAGCGCTTCCTCGCGGATGTGGACCAGACCTTCACCGCCAAGGGGCGATGCGTGGCCGCTGTCTGCGAGGGCATCATGGACAGTACCCGCACCCCGGTGATGTCCCGCCTCCAGGCCGATCAGGAGCGGGACGCCCATGGCAACGTCCAGCTCTCAGGCAGCGGCGCCCTGGCCGACGCTCTGGCCAATGCCGTCAAGACCCGGCTCTCCATCAAGCGGGTCCGTGCCGATACCTTCGGTTACCTCCAGCGCTCCTTTCCAGGCGTCGTCTCAGAGGTGGATGCCGAGGAGGCCCGCGAGGTTGGGGAGCGAGCCGTGCAATTCGCCGTCTGGGGCGAAGTGGCCGGCTCGGTGGCCATACGCCGCACCGGCGACTACTCCGCTGAGTATTTCCTCACTTCCCTGGAGAGCGTGGCCGGGAACACCAAGGCCATGCCCCCCGGCTTCATCCAGGGTGACAATGATGTCACCACGGCGTTCAAAGACTACGCCCGGCCACTTATCGGCAGCCTGCCCCGCTACGACCAGCTCTCAGCTCCCCGGGTCAAGAAGCTGCTGATCCATTGA
- a CDS encoding TetR/AcrR family transcriptional regulator: protein MPKRTKTGDSGALASPPLTRVSRRQLQTRQRLLKAAYEVMSAQGVDGATIQEITARADVGFGTFYSYFRSKDELASQVLDCLINDLGRRNDQATQPWKGKDPARVQAFSARLTVREAISQPMWHWWARRPDLLADRMQESFKPFGVRDILLAVEEGVYQVERAEAEAVWSQLIWLMVGGLRDVIVGKQPATHERLIAELLMRVLGVSIETAHEITTAPLPDYPGADIDFSYDAKSDPAMQTG from the coding sequence ATGCCGAAGAGGACCAAAACGGGAGACTCCGGAGCGCTGGCCTCCCCACCCTTGACCCGGGTCTCCCGCCGGCAGCTCCAGACGCGGCAGCGCCTTCTGAAGGCGGCCTATGAGGTGATGTCTGCCCAGGGTGTGGACGGGGCTACGATCCAGGAAATCACGGCCCGGGCCGATGTGGGCTTCGGTACCTTCTACAGCTACTTCCGCTCCAAGGACGAGCTGGCTTCCCAGGTGCTGGACTGCCTCATCAATGACCTGGGCCGGCGCAATGACCAAGCCACCCAGCCGTGGAAGGGGAAAGATCCGGCCCGTGTCCAGGCTTTCTCGGCCAGGCTCACCGTCCGAGAGGCCATCTCCCAGCCCATGTGGCACTGGTGGGCCCGTCGGCCGGACCTCCTGGCCGACCGGATGCAGGAGAGCTTCAAGCCTTTCGGGGTCCGGGACATCCTTCTGGCGGTGGAGGAGGGCGTCTATCAGGTGGAACGCGCTGAGGCCGAAGCTGTGTGGAGCCAGCTGATCTGGCTCATGGTCGGTGGCCTACGGGATGTGATCGTGGGCAAGCAGCCGGCCACCCACGAGCGCCTGATCGCCGAGCTCCTGATGAGGGTTCTGGGGGTCTCCATCGAGACCGCCCACGAGATCACGACCGCTCCTCTGCCGGATTATCCGGGGGCCGACATCGACTTCTCCTATGACGCAAAGTCCGATCCGGCCATGCAGACCGGTTGA
- a CDS encoding helix-turn-helix domain-containing protein, whose translation MASDRVSRKRSQTRIRLLKAAYEVFSRQGLDATTIQEITERADVGLGTFYNYFASKEEIATRVLDCVIHDVARRNDIATAPYKVENPLFVQPTSIRLTIREAITNPIWQWWIRHPDLLADRMREGFRAYGQRDMNASLGAGSYKLDNDDMEMVWVIHNWIIVGGLRDILILQHPIGREAYIVELIMRIMGVPSEKAREAASIPLPAYPPPDIDFSFRLDGVVE comes from the coding sequence ATGGCCTCCGACCGGGTCTCCCGCAAGCGCAGCCAGACCCGCATCCGCCTCCTCAAGGCGGCCTACGAGGTCTTTTCGCGCCAGGGCCTGGACGCCACCACGATCCAGGAGATCACCGAGCGGGCTGATGTCGGACTCGGCACCTTCTACAACTATTTCGCCTCCAAGGAGGAGATCGCCACCCGTGTTCTGGACTGCGTGATCCACGATGTGGCCAGACGGAACGACATTGCCACGGCCCCGTACAAGGTGGAGAATCCGCTCTTCGTGCAGCCCACCTCCATCAGGCTCACCATCCGCGAGGCCATCACCAACCCCATCTGGCAGTGGTGGATCCGCCACCCGGACCTCCTGGCCGATCGAATGCGGGAAGGCTTCCGCGCCTACGGCCAGCGGGACATGAATGCCTCCCTGGGCGCGGGCAGCTACAAGTTGGACAACGATGACATGGAGATGGTCTGGGTCATCCACAACTGGATCATCGTCGGCGGCCTGCGGGACATCCTCATCCTCCAGCACCCCATCGGCCGTGAGGCCTATATCGTGGAGCTGATCATGCGGATCATGGGAGTGCCCTCCGAGAAGGCCCGGGAGGCCGCCTCGATCCCCCTGCCCGCCTATCCCCCACCGGACATCGACTTCTCCTTCAGACTCGACGGCGTCGTCGAATAG
- a CDS encoding cobalamin-dependent protein (Presence of a B(12) (cobalamin)-binding domain implies dependence on cobalamin itself, in one of its several forms, or in some unusual lineages, dependence on a cobalamin-like analog.) has product MSNTLINAMADLEESVLTAEVKSLQAQGVPALEIIQKLQEGMNIVGKRYEEKEYYLSELIMSAEIFKEAAALIGGDLDAGDAPSHGTMVMGTIYGDIHDIGKNIVTTVMSCNGFKVIDLGVDVPTARYIEAIKEHKPQIVGISCLLTTAFDGMKECIASIEAAGLRDGLKILIGGGPCDQTTADYVGADAYCKTAQDSVEYSKRLLGIA; this is encoded by the coding sequence ATGAGTAACACGCTCATCAACGCCATGGCGGATCTCGAGGAGTCCGTCCTCACCGCTGAAGTGAAGTCCCTGCAGGCCCAGGGCGTGCCCGCGCTGGAGATCATCCAGAAGCTCCAGGAGGGCATGAACATCGTCGGCAAGCGCTATGAGGAGAAGGAATACTACCTCTCCGAGCTGATCATGTCGGCCGAGATCTTCAAGGAGGCCGCTGCCCTCATCGGTGGGGATCTGGACGCCGGGGATGCCCCCAGCCACGGCACCATGGTGATGGGCACCATCTATGGCGATATCCACGACATCGGAAAGAACATCGTCACCACCGTCATGAGCTGCAATGGCTTCAAGGTCATCGACCTCGGGGTGGATGTCCCCACGGCCCGATACATTGAAGCCATCAAGGAGCACAAGCCCCAGATTGTGGGCATATCCTGTCTCCTGACCACCGCTTTCGACGGCATGAAGGAATGCATCGCCTCCATTGAGGCCGCCGGGCTGAGGGATGGTCTCAAGATCCTCATCGGTGGCGGGCCCTGTGACCAGACCACAGCGGACTATGTGGGCGCCGATGCCTACTGCAAGACAGCCCAGGATTCGGTTGAGTACTCCAAAAGGCTTCTGGGGATCGCCTGA
- a CDS encoding solute carrier family 23 protein — protein MENTGQLTIHSEDKLSIKQSLFFGLQSLLACNLFLGPIVIIAILKLDLGMAAGLITATFFACGVATLLQAGLFLRFQVVQGMTFLIIGAAVSIAMKAGFPTLVGSFIVATIVLMIIGVTGVFSKIIKWFVPGLVAGTVITIIGIALMPITFNSILGIPGKTGINFLEAFVTFVAFILFMRLAHLKTPIAKYIGLGSVIYAIIVGTIVAGFFGHVDFGPVAKAPWIAIPKLMPYGMPKFDLNTCVVMTILMILVMVESTGTWFTYTAMSGEKLDEKRINRGVLGEGLGCFIGAFFGALPVTSYASNAGVLAVTRVFSRHAALGAGVIAIVMAFCPKLMYVIALVPSSVIWGIYAVICVAVVMSGWASLKDYPMTERNYLVIGVSILTTIGAGLLPMPLIMSLPPLLGYMLSSTICVGALTAIIMNKILPEKAEDRPVSANASEESATPVVAEMADAN, from the coding sequence ATGGAGAACACAGGTCAACTCACCATCCACTCCGAGGACAAGCTGAGCATCAAGCAGTCGCTGTTCTTCGGGCTCCAGTCCCTGCTGGCCTGCAATCTCTTCCTCGGGCCCATCGTCATCATCGCCATCCTCAAGCTGGATCTGGGGATGGCCGCAGGGCTCATCACCGCGACCTTCTTCGCCTGCGGCGTGGCCACCCTGCTCCAGGCGGGGCTCTTCCTGCGCTTCCAGGTGGTGCAGGGCATGACCTTCCTGATCATCGGGGCGGCGGTGTCCATCGCCATGAAGGCGGGCTTCCCGACCCTGGTGGGCAGCTTCATCGTGGCCACCATCGTGCTGATGATCATCGGGGTGACAGGGGTCTTCAGCAAGATCATCAAGTGGTTCGTGCCCGGGCTTGTGGCGGGCACGGTCATCACCATCATCGGCATCGCCCTGATGCCCATCACCTTCAACTCGATCCTGGGCATTCCCGGAAAGACGGGCATCAACTTCCTGGAGGCCTTCGTCACCTTCGTGGCCTTCATCCTCTTTATGCGCCTGGCGCACCTGAAGACCCCCATCGCCAAGTACATCGGCCTGGGCTCGGTGATCTACGCCATCATTGTGGGCACCATCGTCGCGGGCTTCTTCGGGCATGTGGACTTCGGGCCCGTGGCCAAGGCCCCCTGGATCGCCATCCCCAAGCTCATGCCCTACGGCATGCCCAAGTTCGACCTGAACACCTGTGTGGTGATGACCATTCTCATGATCCTGGTGATGGTGGAGAGCACCGGCACCTGGTTCACCTATACCGCCATGTCCGGAGAGAAGTTGGACGAAAAGCGCATCAACCGCGGTGTGCTGGGTGAGGGCCTGGGCTGCTTCATCGGTGCCTTCTTCGGAGCCCTGCCGGTCACCAGCTATGCCTCCAATGCCGGCGTGCTGGCCGTGACGAGGGTCTTCAGCCGCCATGCGGCGCTCGGCGCCGGTGTCATCGCCATCGTGATGGCCTTCTGCCCCAAGTTGATGTATGTCATCGCTCTGGTGCCCAGTTCTGTGATCTGGGGCATCTATGCCGTCATCTGCGTGGCGGTGGTGATGAGCGGCTGGGCCAGCCTCAAGGACTATCCCATGACCGAGCGGAACTACCTCGTGATCGGGGTTTCGATCCTGACCACCATCGGGGCCGGGCTCCTGCCCATGCCCCTCATCATGAGTCTGCCTCCCCTGCTGGGCTACATGCTGAGTTCCACGATCTGCGTGGGTGCCCTGACGGCCATCATCATGAACAAGATCCTCCCGGAGAAGGCTGAGGATCGCCCGGTGAGCGCTAACGCCAGTGAAGAGAGTGCGACTCCGGTGGTGGCGGAGATGGCCGACGCCAACTGA
- a CDS encoding uroporphyrinogen decarboxylase family protein: protein MKTNAELLAERKERIRKAVALEQPDKTPVVLLMDAFCAKHMGAPMDKFGQSLRYSNEVMVESMKDLGNIDGSDSAFVAAPLFPLGFMTRIKMPGKELPADALWQLDEKEVMTREDYDTILNKGWRAFEDDYLRKRLGIPLDEILEELQHIPKMVQNFEDAGYVVYSPLVINLVNERISGGRSMPCYMKDLYQCPDKVEAVIDVIQQETLNELRAAIRATKSEYVFISPARGASEFFRPKFWERFVWKYLKQVADAIIEEGAVINFHIDSNWERDLEFFKSIPKGRAVFETDGVTDIYKIKEVLGDTMCIKGDVAAGLLTLGTPDKVYDYSRKLIRDMGPGFILSGGCAIPANAKVENVKAMIAAAEG from the coding sequence ATGAAGACTAATGCTGAACTGCTGGCTGAGCGCAAGGAGCGCATCCGCAAGGCCGTGGCCCTGGAACAGCCTGACAAGACCCCCGTGGTGCTGCTGATGGATGCCTTCTGTGCCAAGCACATGGGCGCCCCCATGGACAAGTTTGGGCAGAGCCTCCGCTATTCCAACGAGGTGATGGTCGAATCCATGAAGGATCTGGGCAACATCGACGGCTCCGACTCGGCTTTCGTGGCCGCACCCCTCTTCCCGTTGGGCTTCATGACCCGCATCAAGATGCCCGGGAAGGAACTGCCCGCCGATGCCCTCTGGCAGCTGGACGAGAAGGAGGTCATGACCCGTGAGGACTACGACACGATCCTCAACAAGGGCTGGCGCGCCTTCGAGGACGACTACCTCCGGAAGCGCCTGGGAATCCCCCTCGACGAGATCCTGGAGGAGCTCCAGCACATCCCCAAGATGGTGCAGAACTTCGAAGATGCGGGCTATGTGGTCTATTCCCCTCTGGTGATCAACCTCGTGAACGAGCGCATCAGCGGCGGCCGCTCCATGCCCTGCTACATGAAGGACCTCTATCAGTGCCCCGACAAGGTGGAAGCCGTCATCGACGTCATCCAGCAGGAGACCCTGAACGAGCTTCGCGCTGCGATCCGTGCCACCAAGTCCGAGTACGTCTTCATCTCCCCTGCCCGCGGAGCCAGCGAGTTCTTCCGCCCCAAGTTCTGGGAGCGCTTTGTCTGGAAGTACCTCAAGCAGGTGGCCGACGCCATCATCGAAGAGGGCGCTGTCATCAACTTCCACATCGACTCCAACTGGGAGCGGGACCTGGAGTTCTTCAAGTCCATCCCCAAGGGCCGGGCGGTCTTCGAGACGGACGGGGTCACGGACATCTACAAGATCAAGGAGGTCCTGGGTGACACCATGTGCATCAAGGGTGACGTGGCTGCTGGACTGCTCACCCTCGGAACCCCGGACAAGGTCTATGACTACTCTCGCAAGCTGATCCGGGACATGGGTCCCGGGTTCATCCTCTCGGGCGGCTGTGCCATTCCTGCCAACGCCAAGGTGGAGAACGTCAAGGCCATGATCGCCGCCGCGGAAGGCTGA
- a CDS encoding uroporphyrinogen decarboxylase family protein: MAHDVMTPEARIQATIDLQPVDRVVCAPMIDQYAGQFAGITNKVFMHDWEQCMAAIDKVKEAYPIWDSNPFIMCERVAPYMNIIGLMQTKMPGYGLDDNASFQMHEFEASTREDLDILINEGLFPYIMKFWSVAHGSTPEQQLAALPEKAKLHLDEVKRTLARGQSPTWSILGGSGPDVISMTRSLEKFFRDVRQIPDKLYLAMERVTDEMIAILAAQADQTGIRRAFIGDSRSSAQWLSLKVFENLLLPIMKRLINGLAEKDIIAIYHADTDWTDNLEYLLQLPAKKFVFQLDGATDIFRAKDVLRGHCAIMGDVPASVLTIGTPGDVDAYAKKLIEYVGKDGGFLYSTGCCAPMNAKHENMKAFFDAVDKYGRYN, encoded by the coding sequence ATGGCCCACGACGTCATGACACCCGAAGCCCGAATCCAGGCCACCATCGATCTCCAGCCTGTGGACCGCGTGGTCTGCGCGCCCATGATCGACCAGTACGCCGGCCAGTTCGCCGGAATCACCAACAAGGTCTTCATGCACGACTGGGAGCAGTGCATGGCCGCCATCGACAAGGTGAAGGAGGCCTATCCCATCTGGGACAGTAATCCCTTTATCATGTGCGAGCGCGTTGCGCCCTACATGAACATCATCGGTCTGATGCAGACCAAGATGCCGGGCTATGGACTGGACGACAACGCCTCCTTCCAGATGCATGAGTTCGAGGCCTCCACCCGCGAGGATCTGGACATCCTCATCAACGAAGGACTCTTTCCCTACATCATGAAGTTCTGGAGCGTGGCCCATGGGTCGACCCCCGAGCAGCAGCTGGCGGCTCTGCCCGAGAAGGCCAAGCTTCACCTGGACGAGGTGAAGCGGACCCTGGCCCGGGGCCAGAGCCCCACCTGGTCCATCCTTGGGGGATCCGGCCCCGATGTGATCTCCATGACCCGTTCCCTGGAGAAGTTCTTCCGGGATGTCCGTCAGATTCCCGACAAGCTCTACCTGGCCATGGAGCGGGTCACAGATGAGATGATCGCCATCCTTGCCGCCCAGGCTGACCAGACCGGTATCCGCCGGGCCTTCATCGGGGATTCCCGCAGCAGCGCTCAGTGGCTCTCCCTCAAGGTCTTCGAGAACCTGCTCCTGCCCATCATGAAGCGTCTGATCAACGGACTTGCTGAGAAGGACATCATTGCCATCTACCACGCCGACACTGACTGGACGGACAACCTGGAATACCTGCTCCAGCTCCCCGCCAAGAAGTTCGTCTTCCAGCTCGATGGGGCCACCGACATCTTCAGAGCCAAGGATGTGCTCCGTGGCCACTGCGCCATCATGGGTGATGTCCCCGCCTCGGTCCTCACCATCGGAACCCCGGGGGATGTGGATGCCTACGCCAAGAAGCTGATCGAATACGTCGGCAAGGATGGGGGCTTCCTCTACTCGACGGGCTGCTGCGCCCCCATGAACGCCAAGCACGAGAACATGAAGGCCTTCTTCGACGCCGTTGACAAGTACGGCCGTTACAACTGA
- a CDS encoding ABC transporter substrate-binding protein: MDTRSILLSALTACALILGGGCERKNQKEIKVGFVMAQTGMFAPFGQGGLFGVKTAIEDVNRLGGVKIGEDHYTLKLVPVDSESDPNKAGQLAEGLILQDKVQFIVTGDDPFPMHPSVANVADRYRIPCITGVGPQEPWLAMRSESPTHWKYTWCMGSFAIETPAKPGDFRAKPGYTVMDSWLTQLDLFGAKTNKKVGLIASDEPDGRGWYTLFGPILKKKGYQVVGLEKNLGLVPMETNDFSSVVKAWKDAGVEILWGNCPGPFFGTVWRQAKALGFSPRIVSLGRGALQYDDVKAWGGDLAEGVGTEMWWDGTLQNCPGFGDQTPKSLSEKWVKETGRPVICTIGPGYAGIQVLVDALQRAGSLDPEKVNAALAKTDLMTMRHRVKFDENQFSRGPIVFGQWFRTDRPEKWELRVVHSDHDFWPAADKALFPVPGK; this comes from the coding sequence ATGGATACCAGATCGATACTGCTGTCCGCTTTGACCGCCTGCGCCCTGATCTTGGGCGGGGGGTGCGAGCGGAAGAACCAGAAAGAGATAAAGGTCGGCTTTGTCATGGCCCAGACCGGGATGTTCGCCCCCTTCGGGCAGGGAGGGCTCTTCGGTGTGAAGACGGCCATCGAGGATGTGAACCGGCTCGGGGGGGTCAAGATCGGTGAGGACCACTACACCCTCAAGCTGGTGCCCGTGGACAGCGAGAGTGACCCCAACAAGGCCGGCCAACTGGCGGAGGGGCTCATCCTCCAGGACAAGGTTCAGTTCATCGTCACCGGGGATGATCCTTTCCCCATGCATCCGAGTGTGGCCAATGTGGCCGATCGCTACAGGATCCCCTGCATCACTGGGGTGGGCCCCCAGGAACCCTGGCTGGCCATGAGGAGTGAGAGCCCGACCCACTGGAAGTACACATGGTGCATGGGAAGCTTCGCCATCGAGACCCCTGCCAAGCCTGGAGATTTCAGGGCCAAGCCCGGGTACACCGTGATGGATTCCTGGCTCACGCAGTTGGATCTCTTCGGAGCCAAGACCAACAAGAAGGTCGGACTGATCGCCTCGGATGAACCCGACGGTCGGGGGTGGTACACCCTCTTCGGTCCCATCCTGAAGAAGAAGGGATACCAAGTGGTCGGTCTTGAGAAGAACCTTGGGCTCGTCCCCATGGAGACCAACGACTTCAGCTCTGTGGTGAAGGCGTGGAAGGATGCCGGGGTGGAGATCCTGTGGGGGAACTGCCCCGGACCCTTCTTCGGCACCGTTTGGCGCCAGGCCAAGGCCCTGGGCTTCAGCCCCAGGATCGTCTCGCTGGGGCGCGGTGCCCTCCAGTACGATGATGTGAAGGCCTGGGGTGGGGACCTGGCCGAAGGTGTGGGCACCGAGATGTGGTGGGATGGCACCCTGCAGAATTGTCCCGGTTTCGGGGACCAGACCCCCAAGAGCCTCAGCGAGAAGTGGGTCAAAGAGACGGGACGTCCGGTCATCTGCACCATCGGACCGGGCTATGCGGGCATCCAGGTGCTGGTGGACGCCCTTCAGCGCGCCGGTTCCCTTGACCCTGAGAAGGTCAATGCGGCCTTGGCCAAGACCGACCTCATGACCATGCGTCACCGGGTCAAGTTCGATGAGAATCAGTTCAGCCGGGGGCCTATCGTCTTCGGCCAGTGGTTCAGGACTGACAGGCCCGAGAAGTGGGAACTCCGCGTCGTCCACTCTGACCATGACTTCTGGCCGGCCGCCGACAAGGCGCTCTTTCCGGTGCCTGGGAAGTAA
- a CDS encoding helix-turn-helix domain-containing protein produces MARREPVEQASGTRKKERIPWRRIQTRSRLLQGAYEVMSEKGVDAATIQEITDCAQVGFGTFYNYFKSKDEVAACLLDCVIQDMARRNDLATASFKDSDPGRVMPVSVRLTLRDAMQDPFWRWWILRPDLLSDRMRRAFEPFGTRDMRLAILAGRYSLLDSAVETTWGIMVWMMVGGLCDVVSGRYPADHERYVVEMITRVAGASSELARELAGDPLPPYPPADIDFSFDITQRDAQGINGSAAS; encoded by the coding sequence ATGGCCAGGCGTGAACCAGTCGAGCAGGCGTCCGGGACCCGGAAGAAGGAGCGGATCCCCTGGCGGCGCATCCAGACCCGGAGCCGCCTGTTACAGGGCGCCTACGAGGTGATGTCCGAAAAGGGCGTGGACGCTGCCACCATCCAGGAAATCACGGACTGCGCCCAGGTGGGCTTCGGCACCTTCTACAATTACTTCAAGTCGAAGGACGAAGTGGCTGCCTGCCTCCTGGACTGCGTCATCCAGGACATGGCCAGACGGAATGACTTGGCCACAGCATCCTTCAAGGATTCGGATCCTGGTCGGGTCATGCCTGTCTCTGTCCGCCTCACCCTGCGGGATGCCATGCAGGACCCCTTCTGGAGGTGGTGGATCCTGCGCCCTGACCTCCTCTCGGACCGGATGAGGCGCGCCTTCGAGCCCTTCGGCACCCGGGACATGCGGCTGGCCATCCTGGCTGGACGCTACTCCCTGCTGGACAGTGCGGTGGAGACAACCTGGGGCATCATGGTGTGGATGATGGTCGGGGGGCTCTGTGATGTGGTCTCCGGCCGCTACCCAGCCGATCATGAACGCTATGTGGTGGAGATGATCACCCGGGTGGCTGGGGCCTCTTCGGAGCTGGCGCGGGAGCTGGCAGGGGACCCGCTGCCCCCCTACCCGCCGGCGGATATCGACTTCTCCTTCGACATCACCCAGCGGGATGCCCAGGGTATCAATGGATCAGCAGCTTCTTGA